The Peromyscus leucopus breed LL Stock chromosome 4, UCI_PerLeu_2.1, whole genome shotgun sequence genome segment GTGCTTATGTGATGTCCCTCTGCCGTGGTGGCCGGTGAACATTCCGAACGACACACTTCACCATCCATTCGATGCCCTCTCGAACTCCTTTTCTGTGGAGACAGTATGTGTGAGGCAGGGCTAGCCTTGGCCCTGAGAACTCTGCAGAGTGAGGCCTCAACTCACCCTGTGAGAGCAGAGCAGGCCTGGGTCAGACAGTCTCGCCGGCCAATCTTGCAGGTACAGTCACTGAATGCAGTCTTGATGTCAGGAATGGAGAGGCAGGTCTGACAGGGGAGGTAAGACTCTGAGGAACACTTCCACCACCTAGCTCCATCTAGCTTTTTTCTTCACTTGGGCTTTCAGGAAGGCCATAGTCCCTCACCCCAAAAAAATCAGTAGGGGTGAGCCTGCCCAGAATGCCAGTATCCTTACAAAACCAGTGGTAAGGCTACTGCACCTGGTTGAAGTCTACTGCTGATGGCTTTACCCAGGGCTTCTGGAAATCTACAGCTCTCAAGAGAATATTCCCCACCACCCAAGAACAACCCTCAGAGCATCTACCAGCAGAACACTGAACTAAGCCAAGTGAGGAAGGGCCCATGGCCCTGGGGTTGAGAAACTTTGGTACTATTCAGTGGCATATCTATTTTCATCTAAGGGAATGCTCTGAGTTCCTTAGTTAAGTACCAGAAACCTCCATTACTAGTTTTGGACACAGATGGGATAGTGGGGGAAGTCCTCAGGAAAATGAGTGGAGAACAGGACATGTTAGAAGTAACTAGGTAGATACATAGGGCCTCAGAAAAGTAAAACTTCCTTGGCCCTCCAGATACTAGTTGCTACCATGTCCTCTATAGCTGTTTCTGTACAGAGCCCCTTTTGTAAGATGGTAGGGACTCTATGTGGACAGAAGTTCAAAGAGAAGTAGCACCTCCTATCAGAGGATGTCCACTGTATTACCCCTTCAGCCCcactttaaaaactaaatatttgtttttattgtttatgtgtaGTGTCGGGGCAGGGTATGTACATATGAGTACAGGTGCTGCAGtcccagatggctgtgagccacctgacatgggtactgggagtcaaacttgagtcttctggaagggcagtacgtgctcctaatcactgagccacctctgagGCTCCCCACATCCACTTCTTTGAGCCCAGAGCTTTCACCTGGGTCTTGCACTAAGCCCCATACTCCCGGAACCCCTGGGGGTATCCAGACACGAGCCTCTGGTCCTCCCTTGGGAAAGAAGATGGCATCTGCACTCTAACTATAAAAACCTCTAGTTAAGAACATGCCTTTTCTAGTGGTGGCAGCTCCAGGTGACACCAGAGAGGAACTGAAGTTGGCAAGGTAGGGATcccaagaaaggcagagagaggagattgGGATGAACGGTACAGACACTAGGTTCTGGGATCTGGAGGCCTACAAGCCACTTTCTTTGCAACGGCGATAGAGGCCCTACAGCAGCTTTGTGGGGCTCACCTCCACATCCTGCTTGTTGGCCAACACCAGGATGGGGACACCGTCCAGTGCTTCACTCGAAACCACCTTCTCTGAGGAAAGCAGGAGAAGTGGTGCCTTGCACCCTGTGTCCTGTTCGTGACTGCAGACTCTGCCCTGGCCCAAAGTTGTGTACAGGCAGCACCCTTCCACCCTTCCCTCACATACTAGACAGCCCAAGCAACAGGAACGAGGCTTTCTTAGCCCTGGGATCCAGGTGTAAGCCCAGCCTCTCTCAAGGCAAGTTCCAGACATGTGGGAGGATCCAGATGAGACTGGTACACCACCCCCTGGTACTCCCCTCCCCACACAATTCCCTAGATGTAGGTCTTcccatcttctctccttcctAGTGGCCACGTAACACTCACCAAATGCCTCTTTGGATTCTGACAGTCTCTCCTCATCAGTGGAGTCAATGACATAGATGACGCCATGACACTCTGCATAGTactagaaggaagaggaggaagctgggggCTAGAGGTACTCATAATTGGGCCAGCTAgatagcaagaccctgtgtcaCAACTACCAGAAGAGGCCCACAAGcggaagagacaggaagtgagtggTGGGAACTTTGCTACCCCAGggcaaaaatgaagaaatgggcACAACCCAGTGGGAAAACTTGCTAAGAAGCTTTCTGGGACTGATTTAGTGATAAAGATACCACAGCACCTTTGAAGAAAGCTTGCTGACTCTGGCAGGGTGATCAACCTCCTCCTGCTCAGGGGCTGATCCTGAGAACTCACCTGGTGCCCTGGCTATATGGTATTGAGAGAAGGGTGGAAACAGGGCTAGAGGTTGAGAAACCAAAAGAGGCTCATGGCTGAGGTCAGCAATGCCTATGAAGCTACTATGCCTGAACAAAAATGACAGTACTAAACTCGGCTTCTGCAGGCTGGATGTAGCCAGTCCTGGGCTTTAGACAGCAAGGGTAAGGAATGGACAGCACTGCTAAGGCAAAACAGATAGGGCAAGGTAAGCATAGGAAATGAAGATCCACACAGTAATAGAGACGTTGTATGAGCTCCTATCCCAATCAGAAAAATAATGCCTGTCAATATGGGGCAAATAGCACACACCTGCCACCTCACATCAGGACCATGCTGGCTCTCCTGTCTCAGTGAGAAGTCAACACTGACTAGCAAAATAATGTGCTGCAGACAAGGTAGGATGTATACCACTGAGGTTGTGTGACAAGTAAGAAAGGAACACTTAACTCTAGTCAGTAAAACTCCCTCCCCACCTGCGCTTCCCACAGAGTACTAGAGGCTAGTCCCAGGTCCCTTCTGCAGGGCTTTGCAGCCAGACTCATCCAAAACAGCTCCAGCTTTACAATAGGCCTGGCAAAGAAGTTGCCAGCTCTGGGGGCAAGGCAATGGGTTGGACAATTGCTAGAGGTCTGAGAGCTGGCAAGTCCTACTATAGAGGTATTTATGGTAATAGTGGATGATATAAAGTTTGTAGCAAGCCCAGTGAGTCAGCAGGCAGCACTAGCAGCTCCAAAGGTTGTTATGAACATCTTATGTGATTAGGCACAAGACTTAAGAATCAGATAGCTAGAGCTCTCATCACAACCACCAAGCATAAGGTCcaacagagagatgggagaggcaTACTAAACCTTAATAGAGAAGTCACACATGTGGCTATGAGTATGTGTTGCAGGGAGGTGCAAAGAGACCTGCATAACCAGCATAAGGAAACACTCTCAGCTGGACATGTTGAGACAGGCCAGAGGCAGCCCACCTGGTCTTGCTTGTATAAGAAGTTGTGATCTAAGCCTGGCATGTGCACAGATCTGGAGACATCAGCACACTGCTTGGTCAGCAGAGGAGGTACCAAACCTAAGGCAGATGTAAGCAGCAGACATTGCAACTTGGTTTCTATTTATCTCAAGGTTCACCAGAGCACCCAATGTCCAGAGCAATTTGCCCATCAGTGATACTGTGATAGAATGAGAAGAGCAGTGGCCAGAATGGCAGACCACAAACTTATCAGTATAGCTTCCATTCACTAAGGCCAATGGCGCCCCTATTAGGCATTCCACTTGATAGGGCAGCATGGCTAAGCCCTATGAGGTATCATCTCTTAAGGAAATGAGAAGGAACCTGAATACAAGCATATCTCCTTAGCAATAACATAGACTCCCTGGGCACAAGACACCAGGCCACAGTCTTATGTCAAGCGATGTCAGCAGGGGAGACTCAAGTCACAACAAACGGCCTGTGGCCACAACAGGACAGCAATGGGCCATAGTGCCCATGTGGTAGCATTATAGTAGGATACAGGCCCAGATACTAACTCTCACAATGAGAGACATTTCTGAGGTGCTAGGCTTAGGACAGGACACAGTATCCAGGAACCAAGGCAGGACAAGAGACCCCTCTTCCTGACCTTCCTAGTAATCTAGAAGCAACTCTGCTACACATCTTCACAACTCTGAATACCATATGGGTTGGGGAGTAAGGGAGAATGGGTCCTGCCCACCAAAGCAACAAACTCAGCAGAAGCACTGAGTCACCAGACATGGCCACCTAGTGGGCACACTGGGCTCCTTTTGCTCAAAGATAACTGTCCCCGATTGGCTGGAGACAGGATGACTTAGCCAGCCACCAGGAAGTCACATCACTGCCAAGATGACTACAACTCTTCAACCAGCTGACAAGGCTGCTGTCTACCCTCCTCTTAGAAGAGGCTACTCCCCAACGTAGAGTGCATATCCAAGCAGTGCACAGATACTCACTCTGGCTGTCCATCCATCCCAAAGAGCATTGTGACTGGTGACTCAGAAGATGGCACCCTTGGGGATGTCAATGTACATCAGTGCCCCATGACTAGGCCTGTCCTCTGTCCAACCTGGTGGCCATCAGAGACCTTCTGGATATAGGATAGATGCCACCCTCTTGCTAAGTTATAGCAGGAAGAAACATCTTAGGGAAGCCcaggaaagagaaatgggaacAAAATTGGCCCTCAGTTGTAATACTTGGCTGCTGGGAAGCAGCACAGTAGCTAAGGCACCTGTACCACAGCACTGGCTGCATCAAATGACCATGCCAacccacagagaggagacagcTCAAGAAAAGTTAGGGCTTGCTTGTTCTGCTCAGTGCGGGACCTAATACCTGACATAGGCTGAGTGGAGGAGACTCCAGTGTAGAAATGTATATAGAGAAAAGTCTCAGAAATGTCTAAAACCAATGCCCAAAGAAGAAGCAGGTGCTATTTGTGTCTGAGAACATCCTTTGCAGATGGGGAAGAGGCCATCTGGAAGAACCATAACAAGCTAGAATGAGGTAGACAGACTCACCAGGAAACAAAGGCTTTGTGCACTCCCTATATATGATCTCTGCCATTTCTGTCTGCCTATAAGAGGATAGGTTACAGTCCTCTTTGAGTTCCCCAGTCAGTGCTCTGGCTACTACCCTGGTGAACAATGCTTCTTTCTTTGAGAATGAAACTGGCCTCATCAGGAAAATGTTGGGTACTCCCTGTGGGAATTTCTCTGGTGCCACTTTTGTGGTGATTCTAGGCCTGGGTTTTGCCAGAGTGAGACAGAAAGCAACCTGGGAACCTGGGATAGGACTGAAGAGAAAACCTTTAGacagggccaatgagatggttcagcaggtaaagatgcttgctatgGAAGCCTGAGAATCTGAGTTTCATGTCTGGAGCCCATGTAAAGGTGAGAAAACAGACTCtgaaaagttgttctctgacctccacatgcatgctgtgacatgtgtcgtcccccccccccccgcccccaataaATAGAGAGAGAATCTCCAGGATAAATGTGGACAACAGAAACTCTCATGGAAGAGGCTAAGAGGAGCCATCTAGAAAAATACTGCATGGAGCAGATAGTGTGTCTTACCTTGTCCCACAAAGACTGTAGCTCTTCTTGCCCACCTAAGTCCCAGAACATGAGACGAGCCTTCCCCACGTCCACAGTGCCAACTGGGGAGAGGACAGAATGAGCTAGCTCCTGACCTTACTCTTTACACACAAAGTCCCAGCTCTTTCTGGGGTGAGGCAAACCATTCTGGTACCAATCCCAGCAGGCTTTACAGAGAATGGAGAGACAGGgatctggccactggccagttgGGCTGTGGAGCTTGCAGCATCCATCTCTAAGGGACCCCTAAGCTCATATGCCTAAGGTGCCTCCTTACTGTTTAGACCCACGGTAGTAGTGATTTTGGATAGACTCATCCCCTTGTAGTTCTTGTTAAACCGTGTTTTTGATTGTTCCAAGAAGGtctgaggaaagaaagagaggtggtTAGTAGCAGCAGCTAAAGCAGTTTTCTTATGTCTTTCCTAAATACCCCCTCACCCCCATATGCTTTGGGCAAATTCAGGTATCCACACCCACACGCTTTGGGCAACTTTGGGCCttcacacccatatacacatgcacacaaacctcTGCCTGTAGAATGCTCTTCGCAGGCTGGTGGCAACTAACCTGTAGTCTTGGGTGGGGATTAGATTTccaaataagaaaacataaggcAGGAAATGGGAATTGGTGAGAGAACAGGCACCTACTGTCTTCCCAGCATTGTCCAGGCCCAGGATCAGGATGCAGTATTCATCCTTCTGGAACATGTACTTGTATAGCCCCGAAAGCAGCGTGTACATCCTGCTCTGGAACCCTGAGAAATGTCAAGGTGTGTACCGGGGGCATCGGCCCTCCTGCCCACTTCATCAGTGGTCCGTCTATCCTGCTAGTTTTAAAATGTGGAGCCTCGTGGCTCGTGACTCCTTGCCCCCCTCTTCTGTAagattcctgactctgcctccacgGATGACCACCTGATAAGCCTGGGTCATTCCCACTTCAGGTCATCTTTCTGAATACATCATCAGTTGTGAAAAATCCGTGGCGGCCTACCCTGGTCCTCCTTCCTAAGGCTCCTCTTTCCGGACCCTCAACTCAGCACAGGTTCTAGGCCAGCGACCGTCTAGGGAGCTACCAGAGAGAGAGCGCTTCCGCCGTGGGCTGGCTTCGGATCCCCGCCACTGCCGCGCCCACGGAGCCTAGGAACCAGCTGCCGGAGCCGCTTCCGTCCCCCTACCCCAGGATTCTGGAACCCGGCCCCTCAGCCTAGTTGAAACCCACCTGCACCTGCTCAGACCTAGGAGACTAAGCCGCCGACGCCGCGTTGCAAACCCCACCGACCTCGGGTTGACCCCGCGCGGTGCCTGACGGGACACCGACCGGCAGTCCGAGTACGGGCGGGGCCGCATCCCGGCGGCCTCCGCGCGCCCCATCCAGGACGCTCCGGAGCGCAGGCACTTCCGGCAGCATCAGCTCTCGGCGGAAGTGCCggtggagggaggaaggctaGCGCGAGGGCTTTGCTGGCGAGGCCGGAAGCTCTGTAGGCTGCGAGCATCGGCGGGAGGTGGGGCTGCGGACCGCAGAGGACACGGCGGGATACTTGCAGTTCCCCTCTTGGCAGAGCCGAGGTCCTCCTCAGGCTCTCAGGAGGTTGTGGGGAGGCGTTGTCCTGAGCTCTGCTGACTGTTCTTCCCTCAGGTCTTGTCTGCCTTAGCGGTTCCAAAACTAGCCTGCGCGGGTAGGGATGGACGAGGACAACCTGGAGACTGCCCTGCAGAACTACCGGGCCCAGCTTCGGCAGGTAGAGCTGGCTCTTGGTGCTGGCCTAGACGCTTCCGAGCTGGCGGACCTGCGCCAGCTGCAGAGTGATCTGAAGGAGTTGATTGAGCTCACCGAGGCCAGCCTGTTGTCGGTCAGGAAGAGCAAGTTGCTGGCTACAGTGGACCAGGAGCACCCAGCACAGGAGGATGTTGAGTACTTGGCTTTCCAGAAGGCTATGGCGGAGGAAGTGGAGGTGCCCGTCGCCCCTGGGGATGACTCGGAGACGGTCACTGGGAGCGAGGTGGCGCCGGGACCCACCTCCCATGCACAGGAAGAAGACGAGGAGGATCCCGATCAGGAGGAGCTGAGTGGTGCCAAAGTGAATGCCCCTTACCACAGCGCTTGGGGCACGCTGGAATATCACAACGCAATGGTTGTaggcactgaagaggcagaggatgGTTCGGCATGCGTTCGCGTACTCTACCTGTACCCTACCCACAAGTCCCTGAAGCCCTGCCCTTTCTTCCTGGAGGGAAAATGCCGTTTCAAGGAGAACTGCAGGTAAAACCATCTGCTATTAGTAATGAGGGGCACTCAAACAGGACCACCGCGGTGGCCTGCCTCCTTTACATCTTGTTCTCCACCCCGCAGAATTGTAAGACAAGGGCGAGCTTCAAGTGGCTGACAGGCTTTACAGAAGTGTTCTCCGTGTGTTTacttagattttatttcatttcttttttcctcttcttttttttttttaagatagggttctctgtgtagccctggctgccctggagctcaccctctagaccaggctggcctcgaactcatctgcctgcctctgcttccctagtgctaggattaaaggcgtgtgcccccactGTAGATTTTCTTGCATTAATCAACAAGTTTGAAAGGGCTTATGTTGGAAAGATGAAGCAACCCATCAATATTCTTCTCCAggttttttccttgagacagcagtgtagcccaggctggccttgaattcctgatcctccagccttcatcttccaagtgttgggattacaggtgaagGCCACCACTTCTACCGTGCTACATCCACAGCTCTGAACCCTCTTTTAACTCTAATTTTATGGCTGTGCTGAATATGGAACCAGGCAACATACTACTCTGTACTTTAGTCCCATCCACAGCGTCCATAGTTTACTTACTTTACTAACTACTCCCATAGTTTAATTATGGAAGTTTTCAAACACATAATCTCTTGCTATTATTTACTCTACTTTCCCCTCCTGGACTACTTGAAAGCACAA includes the following:
- the Arfrp1 gene encoding ADP-ribosylation factor-related protein 1 isoform X1; this translates as MYTLLSGLYKYMFQKDEYCILILGLDNAGKTTFLEQSKTRFNKNYKGMSLSKITTTVGLNIGTVDVGKARLMFWDLGGQEELQSLWDKYYAECHGVIYVIDSTDEERLSESKEAFEKVVSSEALDGVPILVLANKQDVETCLSIPDIKTAFSDCTCKIGRRDCLTQACSALTGKGVREGIEWMVKCVVRNVHRPPRQRDIT
- the Arfrp1 gene encoding ADP-ribosylation factor-related protein 1 isoform X3, which translates into the protein MSLSKITTTVGLNIGTVDVGKARLMFWDLGGQEELQSLWDKYYAECHGVIYVIDSTDEERLSESKEAFEKVVSSEALDGVPILVLANKQDVETCLSIPDIKTAFSDCTCKIGRRDCLTQACSALTGKGVREGIEWMVKCVVRNVHRPPRQRDIT
- the Arfrp1 gene encoding ADP-ribosylation factor-related protein 1 isoform X2, which translates into the protein MLGRQLQVSCHQPAKSILQAETFLEQSKTRFNKNYKGMSLSKITTTVGLNIGTVDVGKARLMFWDLGGQEELQSLWDKYYAECHGVIYVIDSTDEERLSESKEAFEKVVSSEALDGVPILVLANKQDVETCLSIPDIKTAFSDCTCKIGRRDCLTQACSALTGKGVREGIEWMVKCVVRNVHRPPRQRDIT